The Meriones unguiculatus strain TT.TT164.6M chromosome 9, Bangor_MerUng_6.1, whole genome shotgun sequence genome window below encodes:
- the LOC110540639 gene encoding olfactory receptor 4K2-like encodes MNVANKSAVTEFVLLGLSNSWELRIFFFIVFSFFYVATMVSNSVILVTVTSDSHLHSAMYFLLANLSIIDMSLASFATPKMIIDYLTDHKTISFGGCIAQIFFLHLFTGTEIILLMAMSFDRYVAICKPLRYASIISPQVCVAFVVSSWIVGTMHSMSQVIFALTLPFCGPNKIDSFFCDLPVVFQLACVDTYVLGLFMISTSGIIALSCFILLFNSYVIVLVTIKHHSSGGSSKALSTCTAHFIVVFMFFGPCIFIYMWPQNSFVIEKVLSVFYTIFTPILNPLIYTLRNQEVKSAMRKLRSKFLNFSTETPLHSLEF; translated from the coding sequence ATGAATGTGGCTAATAAGTCTGCTGTGACTGAATTTGTTTTGCTGGGACTCTCTAACTCCTGGGAGCTACGGATATTTTTCTTCATagtgttttcattcttttatgtGGCAACGATGGTGAGTAATAGCGTCATCCTTGTCACCGTCACATCTGACTCTCACCTGCACTCTGCTATGTATTTCCTGCTTGCCAACCTTTCTATTATTGACATGTCTCTTGCTTCCTTTGCCACACCCAAGATGATCATAGATTATCTAACGGATCATAAAACGATCTCTTTCGGTGGATGCATCGCTCAGATTTTCTTTCTCCACCTCTTCACTGGTACAGAGATTATTTTACTCATGGCTATGTCCTTTGACAGGTATGTTGCAATCTGTAAACCTCTGCGCTATGCTTCAATCATTAGTCCCCAGGTGTGTGTCGCCTTCGTGGTGTCCTCGTGGATTGTGGGAACCATGCATTCAATGAGCCAGGTCATATTTGCCCTCACATTACCATTCTGTGGCCCCAATAAGATAGATAGCTTTTTCTGTGACCTTCCTGTCGTATTCCAGCTGGCTTGTGTGGATACTTATGTTCTTGGTCTCTTTATGATTTCAACAAGTGGCATTATTGCTTTGTCTTGCTTTATTCTGTTATTTAATTCATATGTGATTGTGCTGGTTACAATAAAGCACCATTCTTCTGGAGGATCATCTAAGGCTCTTTCTACCTGTACAGCTCATTTTATTGTTGTCTTTATGTTCTTTGGGCCATGCATCTTTATCTATATGTGGCCACAAAACAGCTTTGTGATAGAAAAGGTCCTGTCTGTATTCTATACCATCTTCACTCCCATTCTGAACCCATTAATATATACTTTGAGAAATCAAGAGGTAAAGTCTGCCATGAGGAAGCTGAGAAGCAAGTTCCTAAATTTCAGTACAGAAACTCCTTTGCATTCTTTAgagttttaa